A genomic region of Prionailurus bengalensis isolate Pbe53 chromosome D1, Fcat_Pben_1.1_paternal_pri, whole genome shotgun sequence contains the following coding sequences:
- the SCGB1A1 gene encoding uteroglobin — MKLAMTLALVTLALCCSLASAEVCQSFLNVMETLFTGTLSSYEAAVEPFLPDAGMKDAGIQLKRLVDTLPQKAKESILKLTFLRLVISVDL, encoded by the exons ATGAAGCTCGCCATGACTCTTGCCCTGGTCACCCTGGCTCTCTGCTGTAGTCTTG CTTCTGCAGAGGTCTGCCAGAGCTTTCTAAACGTCATGGAAACCCTCTTCACGGGCACGCTTTCCAGTTACGAGGCCGCCGTTGAACCTTTCTTGCCAGACGCGGGCATGAAAGACGCGGGGATCCAGCTGAAGAGGCTGGTGGACACGCTTCCTCAGAAGGCCAAGGAGAGCATCTTAAAGCTCACG TTCCTGCGTCTCGTCATCTCGGTCGACCTCTGA